In Scomber japonicus isolate fScoJap1 chromosome 7, fScoJap1.pri, whole genome shotgun sequence, one genomic interval encodes:
- the LOC128361909 gene encoding E3 ubiquitin-protein ligase RNF14-like has product MTADLEEQEEEMLALQSIFDPEEFFRNESKCAGEIRVSVELPSAFTVSLREGETLRQYEISFLPPLILTFELPENYPSSSPPSFTLTCSWLTHTQLSALTAHLIDLYQTSGGAVVLFSWVQFLREDALRFLDIDSRLELPSDEHNTLNSSLDTQSCNVSAPSSEADPEPPPNKAQSPSSLSLTPAQALQSQLLIYDAAQKQKVFASTFFDCGVCFMGWPGSQCVQLMECSHVFCKACLANFCEVQIKEGNVQGVTCPQADCTATPAPAEIKSIVGEELFSRYDRLLLQSTLDSMPDVVYCPRRTCGSAVILEKGSNVAICSVCNFVFCVTCKKTYDGTGVCCKKKKQTVKDSLKALVDLPQSKEGLMALWDDYVSGSKQRKHLLESRYGSNTLNVTVEGCLTENWLVLNSKNCPYCFCRIQKDQGCNRMICSQCNRLFCWGCLAKVGPGSNHFRDCTA; this is encoded by the exons ATGACTGCGGACTTggaagagcaggaagaagaaatgCTGGCTCTCCAGAGTATTTTTGATCCGGAGGAGTTCTTCCGGAATGAGTCGAAGTGTGCCGGAGAAATCCGAGTGTCCGTAGAGCTGCCTTCAGCTTTCACGGTGTCTCTGAGAGAGG GTGAAACGTTGAGGCAGTATGAGATATCATTCCTCCCACCTCTGATTCTGACCTTTGAGCTCCCAGAGAactatccttcctcctcccctccctccttcacgcTCACCTGCAGTTGGCTGACTCACacacag CTGTCTGCACTGACTGCTCATCTAATCGATCTCTACCAGACCAGTGGAGGCGCTGTGGTGCTCTTCTCCTGGGTACAGTTTCTAAGAGAGGATGCTCTCAGATTCCTGGATATTGATTCTCGTCTGGAGCTCCCCTCTGATGAGCACAACACCCTGAACTCTAGCCTGGATACACAAAGCTGTAATGTTTCTGCACCATCCTCTGAAGCAGACCCGG AACCCCCTCCAAACAAAGCCCAATCCCCCTCTAGTCTCTCCCTCACTCCAGCACAAGCTCTCCAGTCTCAGCTCTTGATCTACGATGCAGCCCAGAAGCAGAAAGTGTTTGCCAGCACGTTTTTTgactgtggtgtgtgttttatggGCTGGCCCGGTTCGCAGTGTGTGCAGTTAATGGAGTGCAGTCATGTCTTCTGTAAGGCTTGTCTTGCCAATTTCTGTGAGGTCCAGATAAAAGAAGGGAACGTCCAGGGTGTCACCTGTCCTCAGGCGGACTGCACTGCCACCCCGGCACCTGCAGAG ATAAAAAGTATTGTAGGGGAGGAGCTGTTCAGCCGCTATGACCGTCTCCTGTTACAGTCCACTCTGGACAGTATGCCAG ATGTGGTGTACTGTCCACGGCGCACTTGTGGATCTGCTGTCATTCTGGAGAAGGGCAGCAATGTGGCAATTTGCTCTGTATGTAACTTCGTTTTCTGTGTCACCTGCAAAAAGACCTACGATGGAACAGGTGTCTGctgtaaaaagaagaaacagacagtAAAAGATTCACTTAAAGCTCTTGTAGACCTCCCACAGTCTAAAG AGGGTTTGATGGCTCTGTGGGATGACTACGTCAGTGGCAGCAAGCAGAGGAAGCACCTGCTGGAGAGCAGGTACGGCAGTAACACCTTGAACGTCACTGTGGAGGGGTGTCTGACTGAAAATTGGTTGGTTTTGAATAGCAAGAACTGTCCTTACTGCTTCTGCAGGATACAG AAAGACCAAGGATGTAACAGAATGATTTGTTCTCAGTGTAATCGGCTGTTCTGCTGGGGCTGTCTGGCTAAAGTGGGACCAGGTAGCAATCACTTTAGGGACTGCACAGCATAG